One Rhodococcus sp. P1Y DNA window includes the following coding sequences:
- a CDS encoding N-acyl homoserine lactonase family protein, with product MSLKIHALPAGVIRDFPVSAVQYQRGFGVTHDTPMIMFVITGGEFPIVVDSGTPEPEFVRKHHGYDFERAPSEHPRESLRNIGVSPADVGLVIHTHLHWDHCGNNDLFDNAHFVVQQAELHFAVDPLEPARRAFENTEEIAPTWSPMLNRFRTVSGDAAVAPGVSLISLPGHTPGSQGVLVETDTGKHLIAGDTIDTRANWEGDSRSAHIPSGSFVNLSDYMASFAKIETLDAVVVPSHDPEVLEKGVFG from the coding sequence ATGAGTCTGAAGATTCATGCGCTGCCAGCCGGCGTCATTCGTGATTTTCCGGTCTCAGCCGTCCAGTACCAACGCGGCTTCGGTGTCACCCACGACACGCCGATGATCATGTTCGTGATCACCGGCGGTGAGTTTCCCATCGTCGTCGACAGCGGAACGCCCGAACCGGAATTCGTCCGCAAGCATCACGGCTACGACTTCGAACGCGCGCCGAGCGAACACCCGCGGGAAAGTTTGCGCAATATCGGCGTTAGCCCTGCTGACGTGGGCCTTGTAATCCATACGCATCTGCACTGGGATCATTGTGGAAACAATGATCTGTTCGATAACGCCCACTTCGTCGTGCAACAGGCGGAGCTTCACTTCGCTGTCGATCCGCTGGAACCCGCCCGCCGAGCCTTCGAGAACACCGAGGAGATCGCACCTACCTGGTCACCGATGCTCAATCGCTTCCGGACGGTCTCAGGTGATGCAGCCGTCGCTCCAGGAGTAAGTCTGATCTCGCTACCTGGACATACGCCCGGCTCCCAAGGCGTTCTCGTGGAGACCGACACCGGTAAGCATCTGATCGCCGGAGACACCATCGACACGCGAGCGAACTGGGAGGGGGATTCGCGCTCAGCGCACATCCCGTCAGGTTCATTCGTGAACTTGAGTGACTACATGGCCAGCTTCGCCAAGATCGAAACGCTCGATGCCGTAGTCGTACCGAGCCACGATCCCGAGGTACTCGAGAAGGGAGTGTTCGGCTGA
- a CDS encoding citramalate synthase, which translates to MKPDVMQGPQGLPDVILVEEGLREGLQIENPRIPVADKIHLLDELSWTGLKRIVVGSFVSPKWTPQMAEIDTIVEGFSPNPDVVYTALALNKTGVERRAAYIPVPLSLDDNRPSTRLHLCDVFAQRNTNRTRQAEIDSWAETADRAVESGAAEAEIGVNAAWGSNWLGPFDLDERIEFLEQQHRVWESRGIRVTKVFLGDPMGWNTPNAVARDIKAILERWPQITTFHLHLHNTRGCAPVSIYAALEALGAGRRAVVDTSIGGMAGCPYCGNGRAATLSPTEDIVHLLEGMGYRTGIDMDRLIDVVVLAERIVGHSLYGHVSKSGPLPLAHERRYPMDLPFIETLAQAQHFRLGGDAYAGPIRPWRTPITSIYRPD; encoded by the coding sequence ATGAAACCTGATGTAATGCAGGGCCCGCAGGGTCTCCCGGATGTGATTCTCGTGGAAGAAGGCCTCCGAGAGGGGCTGCAGATCGAGAACCCCCGCATTCCCGTCGCGGACAAGATCCACCTACTCGACGAGTTGTCCTGGACAGGCTTGAAGCGCATCGTGGTCGGTAGCTTCGTAAGCCCCAAATGGACACCACAGATGGCCGAAATCGACACGATAGTAGAAGGTTTCAGCCCCAACCCGGACGTGGTGTACACGGCGCTCGCCCTCAACAAGACTGGCGTCGAACGGCGGGCGGCGTATATTCCTGTTCCATTGTCGCTCGACGACAACCGCCCGTCGACACGATTGCACCTGTGCGACGTGTTCGCGCAGCGAAACACCAACCGCACACGTCAAGCCGAGATCGACTCATGGGCAGAAACAGCAGACCGGGCTGTCGAGTCCGGTGCGGCGGAGGCCGAAATCGGAGTCAACGCCGCGTGGGGTTCCAATTGGCTCGGCCCCTTCGACCTAGACGAACGTATCGAGTTCTTGGAACAACAACATCGCGTGTGGGAGTCCCGAGGTATCCGCGTCACGAAAGTGTTCCTCGGGGACCCGATGGGTTGGAACACACCCAACGCCGTAGCCCGCGATATCAAGGCAATCCTGGAACGTTGGCCACAGATCACTACCTTCCACCTTCATCTCCACAACACGCGCGGTTGCGCGCCCGTTTCGATTTACGCAGCTTTGGAAGCGTTGGGCGCCGGTCGCCGCGCCGTTGTCGATACCAGTATCGGTGGAATGGCGGGGTGCCCCTACTGCGGCAACGGCCGTGCAGCGACGTTGTCACCCACAGAGGACATAGTTCATTTGTTGGAGGGCATGGGATATCGGACTGGCATCGACATGGATCGACTCATCGACGTGGTCGTGCTCGCCGAACGAATCGTCGGGCATTCGCTGTATGGCCACGTATCGAAATCCGGGCCCCTGCCTCTTGCGCACGAACGCCGTTATCCCATGGATCTTCCGTTCATCGAAACCTTGGCTCAGGCGCAGCACTTCCGTTTGGGCGGGGACGCGTATGCCGGCCCGATCCGGCCATGGCGAACACCGATCACTTCGATCTACAGACCCGATTGA
- a CDS encoding CaiB/BaiF CoA transferase family protein yields MTSLTGLRVLDITTSVAGPFATLILGDLGADVIKVERPVSGDDTRRWGPPFWNGESPHFTALNRNKRSVTLDLKDESDASVFGSLVDTADVLIQNLRPGALARNGFGYAACAERNPLLIYCEMTGFGSGGTLSDLPAYDPLMQAFSGLMSMTGDEHGEPARIPVSILDQGTGMWAAIAVLDALRDRERTGVGTHLEVSLLNTALMWQPAQFGNYFADRTVPQRLGSGTIGIYPYAAFPTDDGWLVIAAGNQSLWLALCEVLARPDLAVDPRFIDNPARVAHRNELSDEIAAALAGRTTACWADALTHAGVPCSPIHSLDQVAEHEHVAAIEAFGAIEHPNIEDFRTVKLPMRNNGRYPQLRLPAPLLGEHQPRWLDSTDGFER; encoded by the coding sequence ATGACGTCGTTGACTGGACTGCGCGTGCTCGATATCACGACCAGCGTTGCCGGACCATTCGCTACTCTGATTCTCGGCGATTTAGGCGCAGACGTGATCAAGGTGGAGCGGCCGGTGTCGGGTGACGACACAAGGCGTTGGGGTCCGCCGTTCTGGAACGGTGAAAGCCCGCATTTCACAGCACTCAACCGCAACAAGCGCAGTGTCACACTGGATCTGAAAGATGAGTCGGATGCGTCGGTCTTCGGGTCGCTCGTCGATACGGCCGATGTATTGATACAGAATCTCCGGCCGGGGGCGCTCGCTCGCAACGGCTTCGGTTATGCCGCGTGCGCGGAACGCAATCCCCTCTTGATCTATTGCGAGATGACGGGGTTCGGATCTGGCGGAACGCTGTCGGACCTCCCGGCATACGACCCCCTCATGCAGGCGTTCAGCGGCCTCATGAGCATGACGGGCGACGAACATGGCGAGCCTGCCCGGATACCTGTCTCCATCCTCGATCAGGGGACCGGTATGTGGGCTGCGATCGCCGTTCTCGATGCGCTACGAGACCGCGAGCGTACCGGTGTCGGGACCCATCTCGAAGTTTCGTTGTTGAATACGGCGCTGATGTGGCAACCGGCGCAGTTCGGCAACTATTTCGCCGACCGCACAGTTCCGCAAAGGTTGGGGTCGGGGACCATCGGAATCTATCCGTACGCAGCGTTTCCCACAGACGACGGTTGGCTGGTGATTGCAGCAGGTAATCAGTCGCTCTGGCTCGCGCTCTGCGAGGTCCTGGCGCGGCCGGACCTCGCGGTCGATCCGAGGTTCATTGACAACCCTGCCAGGGTTGCCCATAGGAATGAACTTTCCGACGAGATAGCCGCCGCCCTGGCCGGTCGAACCACGGCGTGCTGGGCAGATGCGCTGACGCACGCCGGGGTGCCCTGCTCACCTATTCATTCACTCGACCAGGTCGCAGAACACGAACACGTGGCAGCTATCGAGGCGTTCGGTGCGATCGAACATCCGAACATCGAGGATTTTCGCACTGTGAAACTACCGATGCGCAACAACGGACGGTACCCGCAACTACGGTTACCCGCCCCATTGTTGGGCGAGCATCAGCCTCGTTGGCTTGACTCCACGGACGGGTTCGAGAGATGA
- a CDS encoding SDR family NAD(P)-dependent oxidoreductase: MDLNLKDKSVIVTGGSSGIGLATARTFAEEGARVVIAARRKEVLIEAADQISQSTGTQVDWVETDVREPADLDRLVNSVIDLHGRIDVLINNAGDGVYKPFLDVTDEELVHGTAVNFFAQFRLTQRVVPLMLDNGAGVIVNVTGETGIRVTTPPFLSSCTGPSKSAENRLTKILASEFGERGIRVNAVVPGYVLTDERFAKWQAELGDSSPEDVRAQMRSWAPGIARPNKEWGTAQELADLIVYAASDRSKFVNGAILVADGGDDKS, from the coding sequence ATGGATCTCAATCTGAAAGACAAGTCTGTCATCGTCACCGGCGGCAGCAGTGGTATCGGGCTGGCTACCGCCCGGACCTTTGCGGAAGAGGGCGCTCGCGTCGTCATTGCGGCACGCCGCAAGGAAGTGCTCATCGAGGCAGCGGATCAGATATCCCAATCGACGGGAACACAGGTCGACTGGGTGGAGACCGATGTGCGTGAACCAGCCGATCTCGATCGGCTCGTGAATTCGGTAATAGATCTGCACGGACGAATCGATGTACTGATCAACAACGCCGGTGATGGTGTGTACAAACCATTTCTGGACGTTACCGACGAAGAACTCGTTCACGGCACCGCCGTCAATTTCTTCGCACAGTTCCGATTGACCCAACGTGTCGTTCCACTGATGCTCGACAACGGCGCGGGGGTTATTGTCAATGTAACTGGCGAGACCGGGATTCGAGTCACAACACCACCATTCCTCTCATCGTGTACCGGACCATCGAAGTCGGCCGAGAACAGGCTCACCAAGATCCTGGCCAGCGAGTTCGGCGAACGCGGAATTCGAGTGAATGCCGTAGTACCGGGGTACGTTCTCACCGACGAGCGCTTCGCGAAATGGCAAGCAGAGCTGGGTGATTCCTCTCCCGAGGACGTTCGAGCTCAGATGAGGTCGTGGGCTCCTGGAATCGCTCGGCCGAACAAGGAATGGGGAACTGCGCAAGAACTTGCCGACCTCATCGTCTATGCGGCGTCCGACCGCTCGAAGTTCGTCAACGGCGCAATCCTGGTCGCCGACGGCGGCGACGACAAGTCGTAG
- a CDS encoding acyl-CoA dehydrogenase family protein: MFALNEDQLAIRSAVTELCAKFPAEYWQKCDSELAYPEDFVRALGEAGWLSVLIPEEYGGGGGTLTDASIILEAINRSGGTGVPAHAQMYTMGTILRHGTDEQKNRLLPEIAANRIRLQAFGVTEPDAGSDTTRIRTFAKRDGDHYIVNGSKIWTSRYQHSDYMLLLVRTTPYDDVVKKTDGLSVLLVDLRDATESIDVRPIRTMTAHETNEIFIENLRVPVENLIGVEGKGFKYILSGMNAERILIASEVLGDGFWFVEQASKYARERVVFGRPIGQNQGVQFPLAQAYSDLSAASLMRFQAAALFESGQQPGFEANAAKLLASKASWAAANAAMDTFGGYGLAEEYGIERKFREARLPIVAPINNNLILAYIGHQVLGMPKSY, encoded by the coding sequence ATGTTCGCTTTGAATGAAGACCAACTCGCCATTCGCTCGGCCGTCACCGAACTATGCGCCAAATTCCCAGCGGAGTACTGGCAGAAATGTGATTCGGAACTTGCCTACCCAGAAGACTTCGTACGCGCTCTCGGAGAAGCAGGCTGGCTGTCCGTGCTGATACCCGAGGAGTACGGCGGTGGAGGCGGGACCTTGACCGACGCTTCCATCATTCTGGAGGCCATCAATCGATCGGGAGGGACCGGGGTTCCGGCGCACGCCCAGATGTACACCATGGGGACAATCTTGCGGCATGGAACCGACGAGCAGAAGAACCGGCTGTTGCCCGAGATCGCCGCGAATCGAATCCGCCTACAAGCCTTCGGGGTAACAGAACCAGATGCAGGATCCGACACGACTCGAATCAGAACCTTTGCCAAACGGGACGGTGACCACTACATCGTGAACGGGTCCAAAATCTGGACTTCCCGGTACCAGCACTCGGACTACATGCTACTTCTCGTACGAACAACGCCGTACGACGATGTTGTGAAGAAGACAGACGGGCTTTCCGTGTTGCTGGTCGATCTGCGCGACGCCACGGAATCGATCGACGTCCGTCCGATTCGGACCATGACTGCTCACGAGACGAACGAGATTTTTATCGAGAACCTGCGGGTACCCGTTGAAAATCTCATCGGAGTCGAAGGCAAGGGATTCAAATATATCCTGTCCGGGATGAACGCGGAGCGGATCCTCATCGCTTCCGAGGTTCTCGGCGACGGGTTCTGGTTCGTCGAACAGGCTTCGAAATATGCTCGTGAACGCGTTGTCTTCGGTCGTCCGATCGGCCAGAATCAAGGTGTGCAGTTTCCACTCGCACAAGCCTATTCGGATCTCAGTGCCGCCAGTTTGATGCGATTTCAAGCTGCCGCCCTGTTCGAATCCGGACAGCAGCCGGGTTTCGAAGCGAACGCCGCAAAACTACTGGCCTCCAAGGCCAGTTGGGCTGCGGCGAACGCCGCCATGGACACCTTCGGTGGATACGGATTGGCCGAAGAGTACGGAATCGAACGAAAGTTCAGAGAAGCGCGCCTACCTATCGTCGCTCCGATAAACAACAACCTCATCTTGGCCTACATCGGCCACCAAGTACTCGGCATGCCCAAGTCTTACTGA
- a CDS encoding GGDEF domain-containing protein → MHMLHRWWTQPSDFAWTTAYHRTNPILQRAHIAVGIWCLLYSALCVLAAHTPAGIGEPSEYAAGYMLAGIAGIVGAAWIRGPWPSETVSKMFVVYLEASSAGALLMLSDPMVALPCAAALGVNGSYIAAFHSPKLFFGHQSWAIVISGILFTRAVTAPDADVVLASAYLVMLTLVLFSAPILTQSLLVLLRRDAATAFFDPLTGLRNRRGLAAALTETLPAGGSAAVVVIDIDNFKKVNDRYGHAQGDAVLRRTASAISGTFAAPAITARTGGEEFAVLTFVEPAAAFAFADTLRIALADGVGSDPAVTVSIGIAHTTANTLPASYDQVCRWADTAMYAAKRAGGNTIVTNTNPEGAFPC, encoded by the coding sequence ATGCACATGCTTCATCGATGGTGGACACAACCGTCCGATTTCGCGTGGACCACCGCCTATCACCGCACCAACCCGATACTGCAGCGCGCGCACATCGCCGTCGGTATCTGGTGCCTGCTCTACTCCGCACTCTGTGTGCTCGCAGCGCACACCCCGGCAGGGATCGGCGAGCCATCCGAATACGCCGCCGGGTATATGCTCGCCGGGATCGCAGGAATCGTCGGGGCGGCCTGGATACGGGGACCGTGGCCCAGTGAGACCGTCTCGAAGATGTTCGTGGTGTATCTCGAAGCCAGCTCTGCTGGAGCGTTGCTGATGCTCAGCGATCCGATGGTGGCGCTGCCCTGTGCAGCCGCGCTAGGCGTCAACGGCAGCTACATTGCGGCATTTCACAGCCCGAAACTGTTCTTCGGACATCAATCGTGGGCGATCGTGATCTCGGGGATCTTGTTCACCAGAGCGGTGACGGCGCCTGATGCCGATGTAGTACTGGCCAGCGCATACCTGGTCATGCTGACGTTGGTGTTGTTCTCCGCGCCGATCCTGACCCAGTCTCTACTGGTGTTGCTACGCCGCGACGCGGCCACTGCGTTCTTCGATCCGCTCACCGGATTGCGTAACCGGCGCGGGTTGGCCGCCGCACTTACCGAGACACTGCCCGCGGGAGGTTCGGCTGCGGTCGTGGTCATCGACATCGACAACTTCAAGAAAGTCAACGACCGATACGGACACGCCCAGGGCGATGCGGTACTGCGCCGAACTGCATCGGCGATCAGCGGCACCTTTGCTGCGCCGGCCATTACCGCACGCACCGGAGGAGAAGAGTTCGCTGTTCTCACCTTCGTCGAGCCCGCGGCGGCATTCGCCTTCGCGGACACATTGCGGATAGCACTGGCGGACGGCGTAGGTTCCGACCCAGCGGTGACGGTCAGTATCGGCATCGCCCACACAACGGCGAACACCCTCCCAGCTAGCTACGATCAGGTGTGCCGCTGGGCGGACACGGCGATGTACGCAGCCAAACGGGCTGGCGGAAACACAATCGTCACCAATACCAACCCGGAGGGCGCTTTCCCCTGCTGA
- a CDS encoding WhiB family transcriptional regulator → MVDRSPRNPILPGGRLDQWEWQLRAQCRSMPVSIFYPPHGLRGHSLTRYEAAAKLVCVPCPVRAACLGHAVAVHEPYGIWGGLTARERNVGDGRDRFVPVAR, encoded by the coding sequence ATGGTGGATCGAAGCCCTCGCAACCCGATTTTGCCCGGCGGAAGGCTGGATCAGTGGGAGTGGCAACTCCGCGCACAGTGTCGATCGATGCCCGTGTCGATCTTTTACCCACCGCACGGGCTCCGGGGCCATTCGCTGACACGGTACGAAGCCGCGGCGAAGTTGGTGTGCGTGCCGTGCCCGGTGCGCGCAGCTTGCCTGGGGCATGCCGTGGCGGTTCATGAACCGTACGGCATTTGGGGAGGTCTTACCGCCCGCGAGCGAAATGTCGGTGATGGACGTGATCGATTCGTTCCTGTGGCGCGATGA
- a CDS encoding LysR family transcriptional regulator, giving the protein MTLASLRRLRVFVGIVDAGSVSAGARVLGITQSTASTHLRQLEVEVGSLLIDRTGRRFVPTEAGAVLLAHARSMIAIADEAVDDLAKMSLRPLTGALVVGATTTTTEGSFLPAALRAFTAAFPEVTLDLRVENSTTLLRNVFDGDVGVAVLADEVDSPALTVIPLAPEDQIVIVSSAHPLAGSSVDPRAMRGSVVLLREHGSATRKFQESLLEKWRIPSVRTWTLASTGAIVAAVAEGLGSSCLPRVACQDALTSSRIAELSLDPPPPARPVCVIHRNDRHLSRVEEHFLALVADGIPPTAQLRKGATP; this is encoded by the coding sequence ATGACGCTCGCCAGCTTGCGCCGGTTGCGGGTGTTCGTGGGCATCGTGGACGCGGGAAGCGTATCCGCCGGAGCGCGTGTTCTGGGAATCACCCAATCCACGGCGTCGACCCATCTCCGGCAGCTCGAAGTCGAGGTCGGATCACTGCTCATCGATCGAACCGGCCGACGCTTCGTGCCGACCGAGGCAGGCGCCGTCCTTCTCGCACACGCTCGTTCCATGATCGCCATTGCCGACGAAGCCGTGGATGATTTGGCGAAGATGAGTCTTCGGCCCTTGACAGGAGCTCTCGTAGTAGGGGCAACGACGACTACCACCGAAGGCTCGTTCCTTCCCGCTGCGCTGCGCGCCTTCACAGCTGCCTTCCCCGAGGTCACGCTCGATCTGCGGGTTGAGAACTCGACGACGCTGCTGCGCAATGTATTCGACGGCGACGTCGGCGTTGCGGTTCTCGCCGACGAGGTGGACAGTCCTGCGCTCACCGTCATTCCGCTCGCGCCGGAGGATCAAATCGTCATCGTCTCCAGCGCGCACCCTTTGGCAGGTTCGTCGGTCGATCCTCGTGCGATGCGCGGCTCGGTTGTCCTTCTGCGTGAACATGGCTCGGCAACAAGGAAATTCCAGGAATCATTGCTGGAAAAATGGAGGATTCCGTCGGTTCGCACGTGGACTCTTGCAAGTACTGGCGCGATCGTGGCCGCCGTGGCGGAAGGCCTGGGTTCATCCTGTCTGCCCCGAGTGGCGTGCCAGGATGCTCTGACGTCGAGCAGGATTGCCGAGCTGAGCCTCGACCCGCCGCCACCGGCTCGGCCGGTCTGCGTGATTCACCGCAACGACCGCCACCTGAGCCGAGTCGAAGAACATTTTCTCGCCCTTGTCGCCGACGGCATTCCACCGACGGCACAGCTACGAAAAGGAGCTACACCATGA
- a CDS encoding MmgE/PrpD family protein gives MNCSTTRTLAAYAIETDLSDTPDEAIEQAVRTLIDTVGVTIGGRNEAAVAKVRKLVGTHQHGSSTVLSDGTKVSPLDAALVNGVAAHALDYDDVVDFIYGHPSAVLWPALLAVGEDVGSSTRQLLDAYLIAFDIEIGLASGLTVRDHYSQGWHSTATLGVVAAAAGVSRLIGSTAEQTAHALGIAATAAGGSRQNFGSMTKPLHAGLAARDAVMSATLAHDGFTADPEQLEGPLGYFALFGDQSRLHDIDQAMKVPPGQSILQHRINVKKYPACYNTQRTLDAGLLMAERIHSAASEVTAVRLTVEPGGLDPLIHHRPSTGLEGKFSAEYAVVASLLDKRINLDTYTTDMVERSEVQRMLKLVTVAEDSVPPSGEAEWDQAYAVVDVQLSDGSTVVERVDIPRGDCRNPLSRDELFRKYEDCLGFGQIEQNQELLDLLSNFSNDERFTGFPELQPVLEPTM, from the coding sequence ATGAACTGTTCTACCACTCGTACTCTTGCCGCGTACGCGATCGAAACCGACCTGAGCGACACGCCCGACGAGGCCATCGAACAAGCGGTGCGCACCCTCATCGATACCGTCGGAGTAACGATCGGCGGACGGAACGAGGCCGCGGTAGCCAAGGTACGGAAACTCGTCGGCACGCACCAGCACGGAAGCAGCACCGTACTCAGCGACGGCACGAAAGTCAGCCCTCTCGATGCTGCACTGGTCAATGGGGTTGCCGCCCATGCGCTGGACTACGACGACGTCGTGGACTTCATCTACGGCCACCCAAGTGCCGTCTTGTGGCCGGCTTTACTAGCTGTCGGTGAAGATGTCGGCAGTTCGACGCGTCAACTCCTCGACGCGTACCTGATCGCCTTCGATATCGAGATCGGGCTTGCGTCAGGCCTGACAGTGCGCGATCACTATTCGCAGGGTTGGCACTCGACAGCAACACTCGGTGTTGTCGCAGCGGCAGCAGGAGTATCGCGCCTCATAGGCAGCACCGCGGAGCAAACGGCTCACGCGCTGGGCATCGCGGCCACAGCGGCAGGCGGTAGCCGCCAGAACTTCGGCAGTATGACGAAACCGCTGCATGCTGGTCTTGCGGCCAGGGACGCGGTCATGTCGGCGACACTCGCGCACGACGGGTTCACAGCGGATCCCGAACAGCTAGAGGGTCCGCTCGGCTATTTTGCGCTGTTCGGCGATCAGTCCCGACTTCATGATATTGATCAGGCGATGAAAGTCCCACCAGGCCAATCGATCCTCCAGCATCGGATCAATGTCAAGAAGTACCCCGCGTGCTACAACACACAACGAACTTTAGATGCTGGATTGTTGATGGCCGAAAGGATCCACAGCGCAGCCTCAGAGGTCACCGCAGTACGCTTGACGGTCGAACCGGGCGGCCTGGATCCATTGATTCACCACCGTCCTAGCACCGGCCTGGAGGGAAAGTTCAGCGCGGAATACGCGGTCGTGGCGTCACTGCTCGACAAGCGAATAAACCTCGATACTTACACGACCGATATGGTCGAACGGTCCGAAGTGCAGAGGATGCTGAAGCTAGTGACCGTCGCAGAAGACTCCGTACCGCCGTCCGGCGAGGCCGAATGGGATCAGGCGTATGCCGTGGTGGATGTTCAATTGAGTGACGGATCGACTGTGGTCGAACGCGTTGACATTCCTCGGGGAGATTGTCGCAATCCTCTGAGTCGCGACGAGCTGTTTCGAAAGTACGAAGACTGCCTCGGATTCGGCCAGATCGAGCAAAACCAGGAACTCCTCGACCTGCTGTCGAACTTCTCGAACGACGAGCGCTTCACAGGTTTCCCGGAGCTGCAGCCCGTGCTCGAGCCCACGATGTAG
- a CDS encoding cation:dicarboxylate symporter family transporter — protein MSHPPNTERVIAAVQRTPWYRHLYVWVLTAMALGTAVGLLWPTTGKALKPLGDAFVSLLTMTLAPLVLCMVVAGIGAVANLGSVGKVALRSIIYFEVVTSIALGLGLLAVNVIKPGAGLNADVDSLEVTDKVADGIAAGGDLSWYDYILQIIPSNIIASLAEGAILPVLFFAIVFGVSLQLMGERGRDIARGVERLSEALFQVVRIVLWAAPVGVFGAMAFTAGNFGAASLGALAKLIATFYATSLVFVVFVLGGILMLVGLRPWRVLRYLKDEVLLALGASSSEVALPGIVRKLENIGVEKGTAGISVTAGYSFNLDGTCIYLTLTTVFIAQALGIDLSLGQQVILLLVMLLASKGTAGVTGGGFVMLTTSVSATNLIPVAGVMLVFGIDRFMSECRAVVNSLGNAVAGIVVARWQGEIEPDQVHAIMAGHRPGFVPELNPQPTAFDDAFILPDPQPVSSSR, from the coding sequence ATGTCACACCCACCGAACACGGAACGGGTAATCGCCGCGGTGCAACGAACCCCGTGGTACCGCCATCTGTACGTCTGGGTCCTCACTGCCATGGCACTGGGCACCGCAGTCGGCCTTCTCTGGCCGACGACCGGCAAGGCACTCAAACCGCTCGGGGACGCATTTGTCAGCCTCCTGACGATGACACTCGCGCCGCTCGTGCTGTGCATGGTCGTTGCAGGCATCGGGGCCGTCGCGAATCTCGGCTCCGTCGGCAAAGTGGCCTTGCGATCGATAATCTACTTCGAAGTCGTAACCTCGATTGCCCTCGGCCTCGGATTGCTGGCCGTCAACGTCATCAAGCCAGGCGCAGGCCTCAATGCAGACGTCGACTCGCTCGAGGTCACTGACAAGGTCGCAGACGGAATCGCTGCCGGCGGGGACCTGTCCTGGTACGACTACATCCTCCAGATCATCCCGTCCAACATCATTGCGAGTTTGGCAGAAGGAGCCATCCTCCCGGTCCTCTTCTTCGCAATTGTCTTCGGCGTCAGCCTTCAGCTGATGGGGGAGCGCGGTCGCGACATCGCGCGCGGCGTGGAGCGGCTGAGTGAGGCACTTTTTCAGGTTGTCAGGATCGTCTTGTGGGCGGCACCGGTCGGGGTCTTCGGGGCCATGGCATTCACGGCTGGAAATTTCGGTGCCGCGTCGTTGGGTGCGCTGGCAAAATTGATAGCGACGTTCTACGCCACGTCCCTGGTGTTCGTCGTCTTCGTTCTCGGCGGCATCCTCATGTTGGTCGGCTTACGTCCCTGGCGAGTGCTGCGTTACCTCAAAGACGAGGTTCTACTTGCTCTCGGTGCGTCGTCTTCGGAGGTCGCGCTACCCGGAATTGTGCGCAAACTGGAGAATATCGGCGTCGAGAAAGGCACGGCGGGCATCAGTGTCACCGCCGGATATTCTTTCAACCTCGACGGCACCTGCATCTATCTCACTTTGACGACGGTATTCATCGCTCAGGCACTCGGCATCGACCTCTCATTGGGTCAGCAGGTAATCCTGCTGTTGGTGATGTTGTTGGCGTCCAAGGGGACTGCGGGGGTCACCGGCGGGGGATTCGTGATGCTGACCACGAGTGTTTCCGCGACGAACCTGATACCGGTGGCTGGAGTCATGCTGGTCTTCGGAATCGACCGGTTCATGTCCGAGTGTCGCGCGGTGGTGAACTCGCTCGGCAACGCAGTGGCCGGCATTGTTGTCGCCCGCTGGCAGGGCGAAATCGAACCAGATCAGGTGCACGCGATCATGGCCGGACATCGACCTGGGTTCGTTCCTGAACTGAATCCCCAACCGACGGCTTTCGACGACGCATTTATTCTCCCGGATCCGCAACCTGTCTCGTCGTCGCGATGA